A genome region from Triticum aestivum cultivar Chinese Spring chromosome 2B, IWGSC CS RefSeq v2.1, whole genome shotgun sequence includes the following:
- the LOC123040600 gene encoding NAC domain-containing protein 1: protein MSMAQQGQGAATSLPPGFRFHPTDEELILHYLRNRAAAAPCPVPIIADVDIYKFDPWDLPSQAVYGDCEWYFFSPRDRKYPNGIRPNRAAGSGYWKATGTDKPIHDAATGQGVGVKKALVFYTGRPPKGTKTAWIMHEYRLAADPLAAAVNTYKPIKFRNVSMRLDDWVLCRIYKKTGLASPMVPPLADYDHMADHDDLSSGGTFTDATCRPMIRQQHHQQPHAGRLPTFPSFSELFDDYAFGQNLDTYVEHGATHHLAVHPSLNQLLPVGDSRHVVEPSYYSPSSSSPDASGGSAGKRKAASPEEPGTHQPSAKKLNGSCFDAPPQSANGWQAVASVLGGLNHHMLPQF from the exons ATGTCGATGGCGCAGCAGGGACAGGGGGCGGCGACGTCGCTGCCACCGGGGTTCCGGTTCCACCCGACGGACGAGGAGCTGATCCTGCACTACCTCcgcaaccgcgccgccgccgcgccgtgccCGGTCCCCATCATCGCCGACGTCGACATCTACAAGTTCGACCCATGGGACCTCCCCT CCCAGGCGGTGTACGGCGACTGCGAGTGGTACTTCTTCAGCCCGCGGGACCGCAAGTACCCCAACGGCATCCGCCCCAACCGCGCCGCCGGCTCCGGCTACTGGAAGGCCACCGGCACCGACAAGCCCATCCACGACGCCGCCACCGGCCAGGGCGTCGGCGTCAAGAAGGCGCTCGTCTTCTACACGGGCCGCCCGCCCAAGGGCACCAAGACGGCCTGGATCATGCACGAGTaccgcctcgccgccgaccccctcgccgccgccgtcaacACCTACAAGCCCATCAAGTTCCGCAACGTCTCCATGAGG CTCGATGACTGGGTGTTGTGCCGGATCTACAAGAAGACAGGCCTGGCGTCGCCGATGGTGCCGCCGCTCGCGGACTACGACCACATGGCCGACCACGACGACCTCTCCAGCGGCGGCACCTTCACCGACGCCACCTGCAGACCCATGATAAGGCAGCAGCACCACCAGCAGCCACACGCCGGGAGGCTCCCGACGTTCCCGTCCTTCTCCGAGCTGTTCGACGACTACGCGTTCGGGCAGAACTTGGACACCTACGTCGAGCACGGCGCCACCCACCACCTCGCCGTCCATCCCTCCCTGAACCAGCTCCTCCCCGTCGGCGACAGCAGGCACGTAGTGGAGCCGTCGTACTACTcgccctcgtcgtcgtcgccggacGCCAGCGGCGGGAGCGCGGGGAAACGCAAGGCGGCGAGCCCGGAAGAACCCGGCACGCACCAGCCGTCGGCCAAGAAGCTCAACGGGTCGTGCTTCGACGCGCCGCCGCAGTCGGCGAATGGCTGGCAGGCCGTGGCGTCCGTGCTGGGCGGCCTCAACCATCACATGCTTCCTCAGTTCTAA